The region GTGGTATAAAGGTATGGTTGTATGTTGGTCACTAACCATGAAAAATGTGACCCTATATCCCAATCAATCAATTAAACCCTGTAATTATATTAGTTGAACcacccctatacttttgattaagTTACTTTCTAGCAAGTTGGTTatatgctttttcttttctttaactttgAAGTGAAAGTTGAAAGTGACATCAAAATCAGGTTATATGCTATTTGTAGAAAGTtaaatgttaataaaattttctCAGGACACAGATGTAGTGTGGCTAAGGAATCCGTTGACAAAGTTAAGCCTGAATGAAACCGATGATCTCCAGATTAGTGTTGATAAATACTTTGGCAGCCGACGACCCGAGCATAATTTGATCAACACCGGCTTCTATTACATCAGATCGAACAACAAGACCATCTCTTTGTTCGACAAATGGTATTCACTCAAGGACAATTCCACCAGGAAAAAAGAGCAAGACGTGTTGTTAGACCTACTAAGACATGGGGTCGTCACCGAATTGGATCTTCGAGTAAGGTTCTTGGAGACGAGACATTTCAGTGGCTTTTGTGAAGACAGTAAAGATGTTGGTGCTGTAACGACGGTCCATGCCAATTGTTGCCGCCACATAAATGCAAAGGTTAGGGATTTGACGGCCGTCCTCCGTGATTGGAAGAGGTTCAAGGCGGCTCTGACTAAGTATCCCAAGGCTGCTCGTAATATAACTAGGAGTTTTGGGTGGTCACGACACGATGGATGCTTGAATTCATGGAAACCTCAAACATTAACTTAAAACATatagtttttattgatttattttttctaataaaaaaaatcaattggatTTGATACATCCAGTTTCAATGTGTTGTCAAGGCATAAGAAATTAGCGGTTGATTGTTTTTAGAATCTTAAATAAACAGTTTTTGTGTGGTTCCATGTAATCAAATCTTAGTTATTTTgatacgaaaataaaaataaatttcatatttagaCATTTATCAGcttgaatatttttaaatatcgAAAAAGATTGTATGAAAAAGAGACGCCACATCATTCTTTATCTCTTACCaatgatttaatgttattttaacaTCTTTTTCCATATAATTGACAcatcattttgataattttttaaatctagACCTTGAACCTTGGataataaaccctaaaccttgaACCGTAGATCTTGAACCCTAAATCATAGACCTTAGACCATAAATCCTAAACCCGAAACCCTAAACACTAGACCTTGGATAATGGACCTTGaacttaaaccttaaaccttggACCATGAACCctaccttaaaccttaaacttgAACTTAGACCCTGAATCTTAGACTTTAGACCCTAAACTCTAGCCCCCCAAACCTTCAACCTTGGTCTAGGGTCTAGTGTCCAAGGTCTAGGGTCTATGGTCTAAGGTACAGGGTTTCAAGGTATAAGATCTAGGGTCCAGGTATC is a window of Gossypium hirsutum isolate 1008001.06 chromosome D08, Gossypium_hirsutum_v2.1, whole genome shotgun sequence DNA encoding:
- the LOC107915994 gene encoding uncharacterized protein At1g28695 → MEHPKKFSPGTSAIVFLLFAGFLYICVWSPSNPLLPFVQPSGSPKDFTPVEFAVKDELDLALEEASMRNKTVIIAVVNRAYVEQSVNAETTMLDLFLESFWLGEDTRPLLDHLLLVAVDKTAYDRCMFKRLHCYRLVTEGVDFGEEKVFMSRDFIKMMWRRTFFLTEVLRRGYSFIFTDTDVVWLRNPLTKLSLNETDDLQISVDKYFGSRRPEHNLINTGFYYIRSNNKTISLFDKWYSLKDNSTRKKEQDVLLDLLRHGVVTELDLRVRFLETRHFSGFCEDSKDVGAVTTVHANCCRHINAKVRDLTAVLRDWKRFKAALTKYPKAARNITRSFGWSRHDGCLNSWKPQTLT